The Desulfovibrio psychrotolerans genomic interval GCCCAGAATGGGACGCGCGCTCACGGATACCCAGAAGGTGGAGCCATCCTTGCGGAAGGCCTGGGTTTCAAAACCGGAAACCAGCCCTGCGGTGCGTATGGTCGTGAGCATATGTTCCCTGTGCTCGGGAACGATATCGAGCCGCGTGCTGTTGCGGGTGTAGTGGCGGAGCATCTGAGCCGTATCCTGAAAACCGAAGATGCGGGCGAAAGACGGGTTTGCGCTGATGATCTCGCCCCACGGGCGGCACTGGAAGATGCCGAGCACGGAGTTGTCTATCATGCCCCTGTATTTGCGTTCCTCGCCACGCAGCCTGTCCCACAGGCGGGACAGTTCCTTACGGCGCACCCCTTCGCGCAGGATGCGCACAAAGGCGGCGGACGTGCGCCAGTCGTCCTGCACCAGCACATCGTCCACGCCTGCGGCTACGGCCTCGCGCGCCAGTTCGGGCGCGGCATCGGGCAGCAGCAGAACCACGGGCATGGTCTCGCGTACGGAGCGGGCAAGGGCGAGGATGTCTTCCCACGGCAGGCCGGGGCAGTCTGCCGCCGCTGCAACAATATCCCACGGCTCCTCGGCCAGCACCATGCTCAGGTCCATGGGGTTGTCCACCAGCGTGTAGGCCGGATCGTACCCCGCCGTGGACAGCGTGGAGGAGAGGGCGCGGGCAAGGTCTTCCGAATCGGATACCACCAGCAGGCTGAAGCGCGTGCCCATAAGGCGTTCCTTGGGGATGCGGAGCCGTTCGTCCGTATCCGGCAGGGTGGACAGCAGAAGCCGCAGGGCTGCCTCCGCTCCGCCCGGAGGCGGGAAGATGGCGGAGCCGCCATGCGTGTTCCGCAGCGGAGAATCCGCCGCCGGGGCCGATGTGCGACGCATGCCCGGTTTATGTGCGGGCAGGAGAGGGGCATCAGGTACGAATGTCATAGTAGCAACTCGCGCTCCGGGAAACAAGCTGGATGAAACGGGCTATTCGCAGACCTTCCACGGTTCGTTGACCATTCTGTCCACCCCGCGCACGGTGATGGACGGGCCGATGAGCGTGCCCACCACGGGCGTGAGCGGGGGGTAGGTGTATTGCACGGCAACCTGCACGATATCGCACGGACCGCCCGCGCCGCCGCTCATGGCGGAAGGGTTGCTCTGCGGGAAGCTGGAGATTTCCAGCCCCACGGCCCCCTTGCCCGTGAAGGCGTCTATGGTGGCGAGCACCTTGTTTTCGATAAGGTTTTCGCGCGAACCGTCATCGTACCCGGCACCGGTAACGGCCACGCGGGCACCGGCCTGTGCCGCCTTGTCCATGGTGGCAGAGGCAAAGTACATGTAGCCCACCTCAACCAGCCCGAAGGCCAGCATCAGAAGAATGGGCAGGGCAAGGGCGAATTCCGCCGTGCTTATGCCGCGTGTGCCGGGCAGCAGGCGCAGGACCCGCCGGGAGAGGGCGGACAGGCTCCGGTATACGGCGGGACGCAAAGAGTGCATGGAGGCAACGGGTTGCATGGGGCACCTCCTGTCAGTTTATGAGCCGCCAGCCGAGCTGACGACCGATTTTCTTGAACACGCCGTCGATATCATAGGCGGAGGGGGCGTCGAAGTAATGGTCTTCCGTCCCCGGAGTGGAGGAGGCGATGGCCTTCATAAGACCCACGTCCACGGCGTCCGAGTCGCCGAAGCGGATGGAGAAGATTTCTATGCCCGCTTCCTTGGCAAGCTTGGCTTCATCCAGCATGTACTGGTTGAGCTTGCCGCCGTTTTCGCAGTGGGAATTCATGTCCAGCATGCCGTAGTAGGCGTTGGTCCAGTAGTTGTTGGGCGTGTAGTTGAGCGCAAAGTTGCCGCCGCATTTGCCGTCTTCGGTATCGCCGTCGGTAAGGACGATCATAATCTTGCGCATATCTTTATCGGCAGAGGATTCTGTGTACGGAGCCTGCGGGGTGAGCATGTGCCGCGCCCACTTCATGCCCTCGGAGATGAGCGTGCCGGACCCGCTGCCCAGCCCGTTCTGCTTGGAGATGGCGCTCAGGATGACGGACTTGTCATCGGTAAGGCCCTGCGCATAGGGCATGGCCTCGCAGGTGTTCATGTCTACACGCAACTGGGAGCCGGAAGGGGTGCGGTATTTGGTCTTGTAGTATTCTTCGTGCAGGGTGGGATTCAGGGTGCCGTCCGCGTTGCGGCAGCCTGCGGGCAGGCCGTCCACGCCTGCGGGGATGCGCACCTTGCCCCGGAAGGGAACAAGACCGGCCTTGATCGAGGTTTTCAGGCCGTCCGGCATGACCAGGTTGACGAGGCGGGTGGCAGCGTTGTTGGTCTCGTTGATGGGCGCACCCTTCATGGAGCCGGAGTTGTCTATGACCAGCACGATCTCCAGCTTGTTGAAGCCCGCCGTGGCCCGCGCCGTGACAAGCTTGTTGTGCACGCCCAGCACAGGCATGAGCAGCAGCGGCACCGTGGCCTGTGTTTCCACATGCACGGAACGGGCAAGGCCGCCGGGAGCGACGGAAACTATCTGCGCATCCGGGTAATTCTGCGTGAGATAATCCTCTGCTGCCGCAGCCACCTGACCGTTCGTTATGTCCGGGTCGTAGGGGAGCTGGAGGCTGCCCGCCAGTGCGGCTGCATCCGTCGCTGCCTGAAGGCGTGAGTGCGAGGTATAGAGCAGAGACGAATCCAGTGCCAGCGCGGCAGCGCCGATAACCACGGGAATGATGACCGCAATAAGGGCCGCAGCCGCGCCCCGTTCGTCTGCATACAGGCGGCGCAGCCACCGGGGAATGATGTTGGATGCTGATTGCATGGGTGCCTCCTGCCTGCCTATGGGACGGGCATGGTTGTCTTGGCCGAAAGGGTGTACAGGGACGGAAGGGGGCCATCCGCCTGCCTGTTTGCCAGAAACACGGACTGGTAGGCGTAGCGCACTTCCACGGTGACGGACGAGGCGCCCGCGTCCATGCTCACGGTGGTGGTCAGGGCGGCCACGGGCAGTTCGGTGACCACCGCTTCCACGATGGGCCGTGCGGTGGACGGGTCGCCTGAAATGACTACCTGCCGCGCTGCAGAGCGGCTTGCCTCTGAAATGGTGGCATAGTTGTGCAGGGTGTTTGCCCCTTCCACCACCACGTACAGGACAAGGGCCAGCACGGGCAGGAGCAGGGCGATTTCCACGGCGGCCATGCCGTTTTCCGATGTGCGGAAGTTTTTCATGGGCGTTCTCCTTTAAGGCTGGTGCGCAAACGAGGTGCTTACGTGCAGCGCGGTAATGCCTGTGCCGGGGTGTGCCGGGACGGTGTTATCTTCCAGGGCGCGGGAATTGCGGGGGGCCGGGTTGGCGGTAGCGGCATCGCGCACGATGCGCACGCCCGTTTCCTTGTTGCCGTTTTGTTCCACATGTTCCGCCAGCGCGCGGCGGGCTTCTTCCAGCGTGGCGTAGCGGCCTGTAACCACCCGGTGCCAGTTGCCCTTGTCGGGCAAAGAGACGCTCAGCACGCGTGCATCCGCGCCGTGCTCTCTCAGCAGGTGTGCCTGTTGTTCCGCAATGTCATGCTGGCGGAAGGAGCTGACATGCAGCGTGTATGCGGCGTTGCCGGATGCGGCTGCCGGGGTTGCGGGGGATTCGGCATTGCCCGTTGCCTGGGTGGCAACCTGATCATTATGGCTGACCTGTCCGGAACGGGTGTTAGGTCCGGTTGTGTCGGGCAGGTCTTTTTCGCGCAGGGGAGATGCTGCCGTTGCGGTGGCACTGTCGGCAGCGGATTCCGCACGGGTAGGCTCAGGCTGTCGGGCCGTCCGTACAGACGTATATGCGGCGGTCTGCACAGGCGGTTGCAGGGCAAAGGCATGAACCGGCTGTACGGCGGAAGAAACGGGGCTGTACACGGCGGGCACGGGAGTAAAATCCTGTTCGCCTCCCATGTCGGGCAGCGTGCCGTGAGAAGGCGCAACCACGCCGGGAGTACGCGGGCCGAGCACATCGCCATGCGGGTCTGCCGTGCCGTAGCGGGCGGGGGCACTTTCGGTTCCCTGCGCGAACTGGGCGGCGAGGCGGGCGCGCTTCAGGTTTTCCGCAGCGCGTTGGTAGTAGGTGGGTTCGAGTTCGATGGCCTTTTCAAAGCTGGTGATGGCACGGGGGTATTGTCCGTCCAGAAAGAAGAAGTAGCCGAGGTTGTTCCATGCGGCGGCTTCGCCCCCGGCGGCGCGGAAGGCTTCCAGCGCCTCGCGGTAGCGGCCCATGCGGCACAGGGCAAGGCCCATGTTGTTGTATGCCTTGGAAGAGGGCGCGCCCAGCATGATGGCCTTGCGGAAGGCTTCCACGGCTTCGGCATCCTGCCCGAGCATGGAGTGGGCCAGACCTACGTTGTTGAACAGGTAGACGGCGTCCGGATGCTTCTCCAGCGCGTTGCGGAAGGTGGCGAGGGCGTTCTGGTATTCCTTGTTGTAATTGTGGATGGCACCCAGATGGTCGTATGCTTCCAGCAGCGAGGCATCCAGCACCAGCGCCTTCTCAAACAGCTTGCGTGCCTCCGGGTACAGGCCGTTCATGAAGTAGACCTTGCCGGCGGCGGCGAAGCCCGGAGCATAGTCCGGGTTCTGTTCCATGACCGCCGTGAACTCTTCCAGCGCAGGGGCGGGCAACTGCTTTTCCAGCAGCACCATGCCGCGGCGGAAGCGGGCCTGCGTGAGGCCGGGGTCAAGCGCGGCGGCGCGGGAGTATTGTTCGAAGGCGAGTTCCTGCCGCCCCTGAGCCGCGTAGGAAAGGCCGCGCATGAGGCACTGGCGTGCTTCTGCCTGCTCCTTGGTGAGGTTGCGGTCTTCCTGTTTGCCGGTGAGTTCCTTGTCTTCCCCGATGAGGGAATGGCCGCTGTGGAAGCGCTCCATGAGCGACATGGACGCGGCCTTGTCCTTGCCGGTGGCGGTGCAGCCGCCCGCCAGTGCGGCGGTAAGGGCTATAAGGGCGATGATGGTGATGCGCTTCATGGTTCCTCCCGGCGGACGGTCCGCCTTGTATGTTCTGCCTGCCCCGTGCCGGGGCGTATGGTCTACAGTTTGGAAAACACGTTCATAAGCTGTATGCCCGCCGGGCCCATGATGGCCACGAACAGCGCGGGCAGGATGAAGAAAATGAGCGGAAACAGCATCTTCACCGGCAGCTTGGCGGCTATTTCCTCCGCCCGTTGGTAGCGCGTGGTGCGCATGTGGTCCGAATAGACGCGCAGGGTGGCGGCGATGCTGGTGCCGAAGGTGTCTGCCTGCACGATAAGGGTGACAAGGCTGTTCATATCATCCAGACCAACGCGGCGGGCGAGATTCTTCAGCGCGTCTGTGCGGCTTTTGCCCGCCCGCAGTTCAAGGATGACGGTGTTCAGTTCGCCGGAAAGTTCCGGATTGGTGGCGCGCATCTCACGCGCTATGCGGTTGATGGCCTGATCAATACCCATGCCGGATTCCACGCAGACCACCAGCAGGTCCAGTGCATCGGGCAGGGCGTTGGTTATGGCGCGGCGGCGGCGGGTGGTGCGCATGCGCAGCCAGATATTGGGAATGTACATGCCCAGCACGGCGGGAAAGATGAAAATGAGGGCCATGAGTGCCGGGGGAATCTGCTCCCGCATGGTCAGGCACACTGCCGAGGCGCTGAGCAGACCCAGCAGCACAAGGCCGCCCTTGACGCCCCAGAAGATGCGGTTGGCGCGGGCGGGATTGGCAAAGCCCGCGCGGACCATGGAGAGGTTGGCTTCCGTAAGCTCATCCTGCTTGGTAGGGCTGAGATGTTCGCCCATGCGGTCTGCCGCCGAGGCAAAGCGTGCGAGCAGGAGGCGCAGCGAGGAAGGCTGTGCCTGCTCTGCCACTCCCGCGCCGTTTGCAAGGGCAGCTCCCCCGTTGCGGAACAGGGCGTTTGCATGCAGTCCCCTGCCGGAGGAACGGGCCGGATTGGTTGCGTTATCCACCCGCCGCTTCATGCTGTGCAGGCGGTTGCGGTTGCCCAGCAGCCGCGCAAGGGCGGAGACGATGAGCAGTATGGCGGCGGATGCCAGCCCGGCGGCGATGATGGGGGCGTAAGTGTGCATATCCATACTCATGTGCTCCGTCAGACCCTGATGGTGATGAGACGCTTGAGCGCCACAGCGCCCACTGCCATCTGGATGAAGGCGTTGGTGAGCAGGAACCTGCCTTCTTCCGTGGAGTAGAGCAGGCCCATGTAATCCGGGTTAATGAAGTGGATGATGGTGCCTATGCCGAACGGCAGCGCCATGAGTACATAGGCGGTGAGCTTGCCTTCTGCCGAGAGGGTGCGGACCCTGCCGTCGAACTTGAACCGCTCGCGCACCAGACGGCCTATGTTGCCTACTATTTCCGCAAGGTTGCCGCCGGTTTCGCGCTGGATGTTCACGGAGACCACGAAGAATTTGAGGTCCGGGCAGTCCACACGGTGCAGCAGGTTAGCCAGCGCCGCATCCATGGCTATGCCGAAATTCAGCTCATCAAGGGTCTTGGAAAATTCCGGTCCGATGGGGTCGGGCATTTCTTCCGCCACCATGCGCAATCCCTGCGTAAAGGCGTGTCCTGCCTTGAGCGCACGGGCGATGAGGTCCAGGGCATCGGGCAACTGCCGCTGGAACTGGGCCATGCGCTTGTCCTTACGGCGCAGCAGCCACGCAAAGGGGGCATAGGCGGCAAGGAGCGAAGGCACGGGGCGCAGATAGGGGCTGACCGTGGCAAACTGCATGAGGAACCACGCCAGCACCGCCCCGACACCGCCCAGCAGCATGAGGGTGCCGATATTCACGTCCACCTGAGCCTGCTCGCGGATGCGTTCCCACTTGCCCGCCCAGCGCAGTTGGTTGAGCAGGGTGTGCAGCCACGGCACGGAAGAGAAGCTGTGGTGCCGTTCTATGGACACGCTTTCCGCCTGCTCCAGCGTGGCGCGCAGGCGTCCAAGGCGTTTGCTCACCTGCTCCTGACGTCTGCGCCTGCGGGAAAGCAGCAGATTGACCACGCCCAGATACAGGACGAAGAGGCCAATGACGGCGAGGGCGGCTATGAGGGTTGCGGCGGTCATGTGATGCTCCTTGGAAGTGGCCTTGCCATGCCAACGGTTACTGGCGGGCTTCCCGCAGGGTGGGGTCGAACAGCGAGGGCGGCAGGTCTATGCCCTGTGCCTGCAGGCGTGCCGAGAACTTGGGCCGGATGCCTGTGCAGACGAATTGACCGATAACTTTACGGTTTTCGTCTATGCCGGTCTGCTTGAATGAGAAAATTTCCTGCAGGGTTATGGCATCGCCTTCCATGCCGGTTATTTCTTGCAGGCTGAGCAGTTTGCGCGAGCCGTCCGAGAGCCGGTTCACCTGAATGATCACGTCCACGGCAGAGGCTATGTAGCGCTTGAGCGACTTGTCCGCGATATTCAGCCCCGCCATGGCGACCATGGTTTCAAGGCGCATCAGGCAGTCACGCGGATTGTTGGCGTGAATGGTGGTGAGGGAGCCGTCGTGCCCCGTGTTCATGGCTTGCAGCATGTCCAGCACTTCACTGGAGCGTACTTCGCCCACGATGATGCGGTCCGGGCGCATGCGCAGGCAGTTCTTGACCAGATCGCGGGCGTTTACCTCGCCGTTGCCTTCTATGTTGGCGGGGCGGGTTTCCAGCCGAACCACGTGATCCTGCTTCATCTGCAGTTCCGCCGCATCCTCTATGGTGACGATGCGTTCGTCATGGGGGATGAAGCGCGACAGGCAGTTGAGCATGGTTGTCTTGCCCGATCCCGTGCCGCCGGAGACGATGCAGTTAAGCCGCGCCCGCACGATGCCCTTGAGCACCTCGCCTATCTCGGGCGTGAGGGCGTTGAAGCGGATGAGGTCGTCCAGTTCCAGCGGGTCCTTGGAGAACCGGCGGATGGAAAGGCTGGGACCGTCCAGCGCCAGCGGCGGGATAATGGCGTTCACGCGGGAGCCGTCCAGAAGGCGGGCGTCCACCATGGGAGAGGCTTCATCCACGCGGCGTCCCACCTGTGCTACGATGCGGTCTATGATCTTGCGCAGGTGCGTGTCGTCCTTGAAGCGGGTGGGCACCCTCTGCAGCTTGCCGTGACGCTCCACATATACCTGCCGGTAGTTATTCACCAGAATATCGGACACGGTGGGATCTTGCAGGAGCGGTTCCAGCGGTCCCAGACCCAGCACCTCATCCTGCACCTCGCGCAGGATGTCGCGGCGTTCGCGGGAGTTCAGGGGAGCCTGCCGGAATTCCTCGCGCAGCAGCCGTTCCACAAGGCGGCTTATCTCTTCGCGCAGACGGGCAGGGGGCAGGGCTTCCACGGCGGTGAGGTCCAGCATTTCTATGAGCCGCTCGTGGATCTGAGATTTGACCAGATAATAACTTTCGTCCCGCGCGGGCTGTTCCGGAGATTGGGGGTCTGTGTGCGCACCAGCCTTGGACATTCCGGTTACAGCCGGGGCGACTGTTACGGCCGGGGCGGCCAGGGTGGCAGAAACTGGGGACACAGGGGCTTCAGGTTGCGCAAAAGATAGCGGGGGCAGGTCGCCCGGAGTAGCCTGCTGGGCGGCTGCGGCTGCCGTAGCTCTGTGTGGACGGGAGGCCGCGTCTGTTGCCGCAGCCGGTTCGGAACCGGCTGGTTCCGGGTCCAGCTCAAGCAGGTCCAGCAGGGTATGGGCCGATGCCTGTTCCGCAGGTGCGCCGGGAGTGGCAGAACCTGTCCGGGCGTCCGGTCCGATGTGGTCGATATGGCCGATGTGGCCGATGTGGTCAGTCGGGGCTCTATGCATGGCATTCTGCTGGAGCAGCGTGCCCCGGCGGAGTGTCGCGTCAGGATAAGCCGTAACGGGCTGCGCCTCGCCGCGGGCGGCGTGTGCTTCTTCCTGCGAAAAGGATAACGGGGGCATGGATTCCGACAGGTGAAGCGGGTGAAGCGGGTGAAGCGGCTGGCGCGCGGTGTGTTGTTCCAGCGTATCCGTGGTGTTCGGCGTACCCGTAATTTCCGGCGTCAGTGGCTGCGCTGTTGCGGCTGCGCGGGCGGGCGCAGGAACTGCGATGACCTGAGCGACTTCCGTCGGTTCCGGGGTGCGGCGTGTGCTGCGGTTCAGTCTGGCAAGCAGTGACATGGGTTAGCCTCCCGCGCCCTGCAAGACGTGCAGGGGTGTTTCTGCCATATCGTCCGCGCCGTTGCGGAACAGTCTTCCGAACAGGCCGGACGCCTTGCGCTGCGCTTCCGTGCGCACGAACGTGGTGGCCAGTTTGCCGATGTTGCGGGTAAGGGGCGATTTGGGGGCGGAGTCCCGCAGGGGCGTGCCCTGATTGATGGCGCTTACCGCTGCCACGTAATCTTCATCCACCTTCCATGCGATGGGGCGGCCCAGCAGTTCTTCCGCTTCGGCAAGGGCAACGCCTGCCTTGGGCGTGTAGCGGTTGGCAATGATGCGTATCTTGTCCGCCACGTCCGGTTCCACGTTATCCAGCGTTTCCAGCAGACGGCGGGTGTTGGCGAGGCAGGGCAGGGAAAGTTCCGTGACCATGAGTACAGCGTCTGCCTCACGCATGGAGGCGAGGCTCAGTTCGTCCACCAGCGGGCTGCCGTCCACGAAGACGGTGGAATACAGCGAACGCAGGATGCGCAGCATGGTGCCTATGGCCTGCGGAGCTGCGGAGCCGGTGTCTTCCGAGCGGTCCGGGGCAGCGAGGATGTCCAGCCCGGAGGCATGGCGGACCATGAGGCTCTGCATGAACGCATCGTCCAGCCGGTGGGCGTTGTGCGTGGCAGCCGCCCATGTGTGGGTGTAGTGCATATCCAGAAAAAGGGGCACCTCGCCCTGCGGCTGGCGCATATCTACCAGTGCGGCGGGGCGCGCGCCGTCCAGGGCAGAGGCTTCCACTCCCAGATTGACGGCAAGGGTGGTCACGCCCGTGCCGGGCTTGCCGCCCAGCAGGTGAATGACCCTGCCCTGCCGCTGCGGATGGGGGGCTGCTGCCTGCGCTGAATGGGCGGTGCGGACGGTGAAGCGGTCCAGCGCGGCGCGGAATTCTCCCACCTTGAGGGGGAAGGGCAGGTATTCCGTGGCACCGGCACGCATGCTGGCAAGG includes:
- a CDS encoding TadE/TadG family type IV pilus assembly protein — its product is MQPVASMHSLRPAVYRSLSALSRRVLRLLPGTRGISTAEFALALPILLMLAFGLVEVGYMYFASATMDKAAQAGARVAVTGAGYDDGSRENLIENKVLATIDAFTGKGAVGLEISSFPQSNPSAMSGGAGGPCDIVQVAVQYTYPPLTPVVGTLIGPSITVRGVDRMVNEPWKVCE
- a CDS encoding vWA domain-containing protein; translated protein: MQSASNIIPRWLRRLYADERGAAAALIAVIIPVVIGAAALALDSSLLYTSHSRLQAATDAAALAGSLQLPYDPDITNGQVAAAAEDYLTQNYPDAQIVSVAPGGLARSVHVETQATVPLLLMPVLGVHNKLVTARATAGFNKLEIVLVIDNSGSMKGAPINETNNAATRLVNLVMPDGLKTSIKAGLVPFRGKVRIPAGVDGLPAGCRNADGTLNPTLHEEYYKTKYRTPSGSQLRVDMNTCEAMPYAQGLTDDKSVILSAISKQNGLGSGSGTLISEGMKWARHMLTPQAPYTESSADKDMRKIMIVLTDGDTEDGKCGGNFALNYTPNNYWTNAYYGMLDMNSHCENGGKLNQYMLDEAKLAKEAGIEIFSIRFGDSDAVDVGLMKAIASSTPGTEDHYFDAPSAYDIDGVFKKIGRQLGWRLIN
- a CDS encoding TadE/TadG family type IV pilus assembly protein, with protein sequence MKNFRTSENGMAAVEIALLLPVLALVLYVVVEGANTLHNYATISEASRSAARQVVISGDPSTARPIVEAVVTELPVAALTTTVSMDAGASSVTVEVRYAYQSVFLANRQADGPLPSLYTLSAKTTMPVP
- a CDS encoding tetratricopeptide repeat protein gives rise to the protein MKRITIIALIALTAALAGGCTATGKDKAASMSLMERFHSGHSLIGEDKELTGKQEDRNLTKEQAEARQCLMRGLSYAAQGRQELAFEQYSRAAALDPGLTQARFRRGMVLLEKQLPAPALEEFTAVMEQNPDYAPGFAAAGKVYFMNGLYPEARKLFEKALVLDASLLEAYDHLGAIHNYNKEYQNALATFRNALEKHPDAVYLFNNVGLAHSMLGQDAEAVEAFRKAIMLGAPSSKAYNNMGLALCRMGRYREALEAFRAAGGEAAAWNNLGYFFFLDGQYPRAITSFEKAIELEPTYYQRAAENLKRARLAAQFAQGTESAPARYGTADPHGDVLGPRTPGVVAPSHGTLPDMGGEQDFTPVPAVYSPVSSAVQPVHAFALQPPVQTAAYTSVRTARQPEPTRAESAADSATATAASPLREKDLPDTTGPNTRSGQVSHNDQVATQATGNAESPATPAAASGNAAYTLHVSSFRQHDIAEQQAHLLREHGADARVLSVSLPDKGNWHRVVTGRYATLEEARRALAEHVEQNGNKETGVRIVRDAATANPAPRNSRALEDNTVPAHPGTGITALHVSTSFAHQP
- a CDS encoding type II secretion system F family protein, translating into MDMHTYAPIIAAGLASAAILLIVSALARLLGNRNRLHSMKRRVDNATNPARSSGRGLHANALFRNGGAALANGAGVAEQAQPSSLRLLLARFASAADRMGEHLSPTKQDELTEANLSMVRAGFANPARANRIFWGVKGGLVLLGLLSASAVCLTMREQIPPALMALIFIFPAVLGMYIPNIWLRMRTTRRRRAITNALPDALDLLVVCVESGMGIDQAINRIAREMRATNPELSGELNTVILELRAGKSRTDALKNLARRVGLDDMNSLVTLIVQADTFGTSIAATLRVYSDHMRTTRYQRAEEIAAKLPVKMLFPLIFFILPALFVAIMGPAGIQLMNVFSKL
- a CDS encoding type II secretion system F family protein, yielding MTAATLIAALAVIGLFVLYLGVVNLLLSRRRRRQEQVSKRLGRLRATLEQAESVSIERHHSFSSVPWLHTLLNQLRWAGKWERIREQAQVDVNIGTLMLLGGVGAVLAWFLMQFATVSPYLRPVPSLLAAYAPFAWLLRRKDKRMAQFQRQLPDALDLIARALKAGHAFTQGLRMVAEEMPDPIGPEFSKTLDELNFGIAMDAALANLLHRVDCPDLKFFVVSVNIQRETGGNLAEIVGNIGRLVRERFKFDGRVRTLSAEGKLTAYVLMALPFGIGTIIHFINPDYMGLLYSTEEGRFLLTNAFIQMAVGAVALKRLITIRV
- a CDS encoding CpaF family protein, with the protein product MPPLSFAQPEAPVSPVSATLAAPAVTVAPAVTGMSKAGAHTDPQSPEQPARDESYYLVKSQIHERLIEMLDLTAVEALPPARLREEISRLVERLLREEFRQAPLNSRERRDILREVQDEVLGLGPLEPLLQDPTVSDILVNNYRQVYVERHGKLQRVPTRFKDDTHLRKIIDRIVAQVGRRVDEASPMVDARLLDGSRVNAIIPPLALDGPSLSIRRFSKDPLELDDLIRFNALTPEIGEVLKGIVRARLNCIVSGGTGSGKTTMLNCLSRFIPHDERIVTIEDAAELQMKQDHVVRLETRPANIEGNGEVNARDLVKNCLRMRPDRIIVGEVRSSEVLDMLQAMNTGHDGSLTTIHANNPRDCLMRLETMVAMAGLNIADKSLKRYIASAVDVIIQVNRLSDGSRKLLSLQEITGMEGDAITLQEIFSFKQTGIDENRKVIGQFVCTGIRPKFSARLQAQGIDLPPSLFDPTLREARQ
- a CDS encoding AAA family ATPase; the encoded protein is MTAVSIHFRLHHPEAAASFARLVADDARFSAVLPGTPEDAAASGLVVAEVRTAQNVSVISDLLALPEVREVFVLGPAQDADLILASMRAGATEYLPFPLKVGEFRAALDRFTVRTAHSAQAAAPHPQRQGRVIHLLGGKPGTGVTTLAVNLGVEASALDGARPAALVDMRQPQGEVPLFLDMHYTHTWAAATHNAHRLDDAFMQSLMVRHASGLDILAAPDRSEDTGSAAPQAIGTMLRILRSLYSTVFVDGSPLVDELSLASMREADAVLMVTELSLPCLANTRRLLETLDNVEPDVADKIRIIANRYTPKAGVALAEAEELLGRPIAWKVDEDYVAAVSAINQGTPLRDSAPKSPLTRNIGKLATTFVRTEAQRKASGLFGRLFRNGADDMAETPLHVLQGAGG